One genomic segment of Brassica napus cultivar Da-Ae chromosome A3, Da-Ae, whole genome shotgun sequence includes these proteins:
- the LOC106377672 gene encoding serine/threonine-protein kinase CBK1-like: MLTYKDLYLLPQVINWRVCLKFPEEPKISDEARDLICRLLCDVDSRLGTRGAEEIKTHPWFNGTQWDKLYEMEAAYRPTVDGELDTQNFEKFPEVEGSVSETPQVGPWRKKLTSKDDIFIGFTFKKSDITRSMENTGTDMKPNGSGDAPSLISLLGM; the protein is encoded by the exons ATGCTTACTTATAAAGATCTGTACTTACTTCCTCAGGTAATTAATTGGAGGGTTTGCTTGAAATTCCCTGAGGAACCGAAAATATCAGATGAAGCGAGGGACTTGATTTGTCGCTTGCTATGTGATGTTGACTCAAGGTTGGGAACCAGAGGTGCTGAGGAGATAAAG ACTCATCCGTGGTTCAATGGCACCCAATGGGACAAACTGTATGAAATGGAGGCAGCTTACAGACCAACTGTTGATGGAGAACTAGACACACAAAATTTTGAGAAGTTCCCTGAA GTTGAAGGATCGGTATCTGAAACACCACAAGTTGGTCCTTGGAGAAAG AAGTTGACGTCCAAGGACGATATCTTCATTGGATTTACATTTAAGAAGTCGGACATCACAAGATCAATGGAAAATACAG GTACGGACATGAAACCAAATGGATCAGGAGATGCCCCATCGTTGATATCATTGTTAGGTATGTAA